In one window of Lytechinus pictus isolate F3 Inbred chromosome 19, Lp3.0, whole genome shotgun sequence DNA:
- the LOC129282470 gene encoding octopamine receptor beta-2R-like: MMQDHNFTDDVFDENHGASPLRYILVTVFYIPCMIITFIGNTFVLMAYGRDRRIRESITHAYILNLAFADLLVGVVLLINAEIFYTRTWSLGGWMCILAWVLDFSATNVSMLTIIAISVDRCLMVQNPLRHRSRQTFKQVAIICSILWTICIASHATLALTFSSRTDFLRDEERIASCDLGYGNNVAIISVMFVIGYLLPGLSVFFLNLKVYSQLKRRSSTFQTTLTLDPLGSRELPIGGRQHHRTSSVRYNDMRIHRSSTTSLQHRKFARFLTLLLIVFVLCWSPFYIYHCYIFVTSTGNYSVVVDNVASLILWSNSAINPFLYAFTNVLFKENFMNFLRCK; this comes from the coding sequence ATGATGCAGGATCATAATTTTACCGACGAtgtatttgatgaaaatcatgGAGCTTCTCCTCTTCGCTACATATTGGTCACCGTCTTCTATATACCTTGTATGATCATAACTTTCATCGGGAATACATTCGTCCTGATGGCATATGGAAGGGATAGGAGAATTCGAGAAAGCATAACCCACGCCTACATCCTCAACCTAGCTTTTGCAGATCTCCTGGTTGGTGTCGTTTTGTTGATTAACGCAGAAATATTTTACACAAGAACATGGAGTTTGGGCGGTTGGATGTGCATTTTAGCCTGGGTGTTGGACTTCTCTGCAACGAATGTCTCGATGTTGACGATCATTGCCATAAGCGTCGACAGGTGTCTTATGGTACAGAACCCACTGCGACATCGTTCAAGACAAACCTTCAAGCAGGTAGCCATCATTTGCAGTATTCTGTGGACAATCTGCATAGCTTCACATGCAACCCTTGCCCTAACCTTCTCTTCCAGAACTGACTTCCTCCGCGACGAAGAAAGAATCGCCTCCTGTGACCTTGGCTATGGGAATAATGTTGCCATTATCTCGGTGATGTTCGTTATAGGATACTTACTGCCTGGCCTCAGCGTCTTTTTTCTCAATCTCAAAGTCTACTCCCAACTAAAGAGACGTTCAAGTACCTTCCAGACTACACTTACTCTTGACCCGCTAGGTTCCAGAGAACTGCCTATAGGCGGTCGTCAACACCACCGGACCAGCTCGGTTAGATATAATGACATGCGGATACACAGAAGCAGCACAACAAGTCTCCAACATCGAAAATTCGCAAGGTTCTTGACACTTCTACTGATAGTCTTTGTGTTATGTTGGTCTCCATTCTACATCTACCATTGCTATATATTTGTGACTTCAACGGGAAACTACAGCGTAGTGGTAGATAATGTCGCCTCTCTTATTCTTTGGTCGAATTCCGCCATCAATCCATTCCTTTATGCTTTCACCAACGTCTTATTCAaggaaaatttcatgaattttctGAGATGCAAGTAA